In Macrobrachium nipponense isolate FS-2020 chromosome 30, ASM1510439v2, whole genome shotgun sequence, a genomic segment contains:
- the LOC135202275 gene encoding uncharacterized protein LOC135202275, producing MAAINESKNEKEVLLDFIHPYRAHPALWKVKSKDYSNKVARNKGIAALHEILKELEPDCTRDAMTKKIKSLRASFRREHKKIESSKTSGTSADDIYATSLWFYEEMMFVLDQDVARESCSNLGDIDNMNDENEEGDETENAKPSTSQQERPRKRLSKSDQILDTVARKLDESVNTDMSGMDSFGKYVTRRILAMDQRTSIITRKIINDVLFEAEMGNLNSSSRVVTTHQEPVPLPMPSNNSVYSYCSNSSSDSGMSQYFSNFQP from the exons atggcTGCCATTAATGAGAGCAAGAATGAGAAAGAAGTCTTACTTGATTTCATACATCCATATCGGGCTCATCCAGCTTTATGGAAAGTTAAATCAAAAGACTATTCCAATAAAGTAGCCAGAAACAAAGGAATAGCGGCTCTGCATGAAATATTGAAAGAACTCGAGCCTGACTGCACACGAGACGCCATGACGAAGAAAATAAAGTCCTTACGAGCAAGTTTTAGGAGAGAACACAAGAAAATAGAAAGCTCGAAGACGTCTGGGACCTCAGCAGATGATATATATGCGACATCACTTTGGTTTTATGAGGAGATGATGTTTGTATTAGATCAGGATGTCGCACGAGAGAGCTGCTCTAATCTGGGGGATATTGACAACATGAATGATGAG AATGAAGAAGGGGATGAAACGGAAAATGCTAAACCCAGCACGAGCCAACAGGAACGTCCTCGCAAACGTCTCTCTAAATCTGATCAAATATTGGATACAGTTGCAAGAAAACTTGATGAATCTGTAAATACAGATATGTCTGGTATGGATAGCTTCGGGAAATACGTCACACGTAGGATACTTGCAATGGACCAGCGAACTTCAATAATAACTAGAAAAATCATAAATGATGTACTTTTTGAGGCAGAGATggggaatttaaattcttcatctCGAGTAGTTACAACACACCAAGAGCCGGTACCATTACCAATGCCTTCAAATAACTCAGTGTATAGTTACTGCAGTAACAGCAGTAGTGACTCCGGGATGTCGCAGTACttttcaaattttcaaccttag